The following are encoded together in the Pedobacter sp. D749 genome:
- a CDS encoding DUF4198 domain-containing protein, with the protein MKTKISLLFLFLAFSISSAFAHALWIETASTGKKGQVQEVKVFFGEYESNEPDSAAKWFSNLKEFKLVVTAPNGTTKVLTTAADVSFFKASFTPDQEGTYKLSVVHEVADIYEKAKIEYYAFADVAVGNAKINTAFPATAALTIRPDKHALSVGETSIHQVIYNKTPFAKQQLTVVNAERKAQPTETDAEGKFTFKPEQKGNYFLEAFTEDKTPGKLNGKDYDKVWHLVTYTTEVK; encoded by the coding sequence ATGAAAACTAAAATCTCATTACTATTTTTATTTCTAGCCTTTAGCATTTCGAGTGCATTTGCACATGCTTTATGGATAGAAACAGCTTCAACAGGCAAAAAAGGGCAGGTACAGGAAGTGAAAGTTTTCTTCGGAGAATATGAAAGCAACGAACCTGATTCTGCCGCAAAATGGTTTAGCAACTTAAAAGAATTTAAGCTGGTTGTAACTGCTCCAAACGGAACAACGAAAGTTTTAACTACTGCTGCCGATGTAAGTTTCTTTAAAGCAAGCTTCACTCCAGATCAGGAAGGCACTTATAAACTTTCTGTGGTTCATGAAGTTGCTGACATTTATGAGAAAGCTAAAATTGAATATTATGCTTTTGCAGATGTTGCAGTAGGAAATGCAAAAATTAATACCGCTTTCCCCGCTACCGCAGCACTAACCATCAGACCAGATAAACATGCTTTAAGTGTAGGCGAAACATCAATTCATCAGGTAATTTATAACAAAACACCTTTTGCAAAACAGCAGTTAACGGTTGTAAATGCTGAAAGAAAAGCACAGCCTACCGAAACCGATGCAGAAGGAAAATTCACTTTCAAGCCAGAACAAAAAGGAAATTATTTTCTGGAAGCCTTTACAGAAGATAAAACACCTGGAAAATTAAATGGAAAAGATTACGACAAAGTTTGGCATTTAGTGACTTATACTACTGAGGTTAAGTAG
- a CDS encoding M28 family metallopeptidase, which yields MKKFGFIFFLFLTVNSFAQDSTYTRNVVNTITSKEFWGRGYTKDGMKKAAEYLTAEYQKIGLLPIGNSYTQPFNFPVNTFPGKMMVAINGQKLVPGKDFIVNNESPGIKQVANLTPNDSLNYRASSSLQVSLKDKLTWSVATEVGEVTTIQLDKKNFTSIPKKISVDIENKFIRNFEAANVCGLVKGTKFPDSILIITAHYDHLGGMGADTFFPGANDNAAGVATLLSLAKYYAAHPQPYSIGFICFAAEEAGLLGSRYFVENPLVPLSNIKFLLNLDLVGTGEAGMTVVNASVYPKAFAMLNAINNKNQYISKINQRGKAANSDHYFFTEKGVPAFFIYTQGGPSAYHDVFDKPETLPLTEYKDLFKLIVGFYQKLME from the coding sequence ATGAAAAAATTTGGCTTCATTTTCTTTTTATTTCTAACCGTTAACAGCTTCGCTCAAGATTCTACCTATACCAGAAATGTAGTAAATACCATTACCTCAAAAGAATTTTGGGGTAGAGGTTATACCAAAGATGGGATGAAAAAAGCAGCAGAATATCTTACAGCAGAATATCAAAAAATTGGTCTGCTGCCAATAGGTAATTCTTATACGCAGCCTTTTAATTTTCCTGTAAACACCTTCCCTGGAAAAATGATGGTAGCCATCAATGGACAAAAACTTGTTCCTGGTAAAGATTTCATTGTAAATAATGAAAGTCCGGGTATTAAACAAGTAGCAAATTTAACTCCAAATGATAGCCTTAATTATCGGGCTTCGTCATCACTACAAGTTTCACTAAAAGATAAATTAACCTGGTCTGTAGCTACTGAAGTTGGAGAAGTAACCACCATCCAGCTCGATAAGAAGAATTTTACCTCAATACCAAAAAAAATCAGTGTTGATATTGAAAACAAATTCATTCGAAACTTTGAGGCTGCTAACGTTTGCGGTTTAGTTAAGGGCACTAAATTCCCCGATTCCATTTTAATCATTACCGCACATTACGATCATTTGGGTGGTATGGGGGCTGATACCTTTTTCCCTGGAGCAAATGATAACGCGGCTGGCGTGGCTACCCTATTAAGTTTAGCCAAATATTATGCTGCCCATCCTCAACCCTACTCCATTGGTTTCATCTGTTTTGCAGCTGAAGAAGCCGGATTATTAGGATCAAGATATTTTGTAGAGAACCCTTTGGTTCCCTTAAGTAATATAAAATTCCTCCTTAACCTCGATCTGGTTGGAACTGGCGAAGCTGGGATGACCGTGGTTAATGCATCTGTTTACCCTAAAGCATTTGCTATGCTCAACGCCATTAACAATAAAAATCAGTATATCTCAAAAATAAACCAGAGAGGTAAAGCAGCCAACAGTGATCATTATTTCTTTACTGAAAAAGGTGTTCCTGCATTCTTTATTTACACTCAAGGCGGCCCTTCAGCCTACCACGATGTATTCGATAAACCTGAAACATTACCCCTTACCGAGTACAAAGATCTGTTCAAATTAATTGTTGGATTTTATCAAAAACTGATGGAATAG
- a CDS encoding PepSY domain-containing protein translates to MTLTKTSIKSKNKKSRLRRISDWLHLWLGIASGLIVLMLGITGCIYVFQKEITELIHRKAYFVNVPSNPKTLPLSLLQTNAEKALGNKKKIDFISTYKAPERAWEFGTYKAGNPKAFWYFDSVDYYDLVLVNPYTGKVTLVADHKYEFFAVVKMIHWSLLINHPVGQQVIGWSTFIFVFLLISGMVMWWPKNLKKSNFDKSFKVKWKAKFKRINYDMHNVLGFYVMIISLMLALTGLVWAFQWFQGAVYVVASGTTTPPKVVEIKSDSTKTSNAVPFDIAFDQAKKIFKNEDRIGMSLAGGGTATIYATGYRGEETYWNYDILQFDQYSGKLLHRTNQSEKNGGETIIGMNYDIHVGAILGLPGKIMAFFASLIAASLPITGFIIWWGKGKKKKNPTIAEK, encoded by the coding sequence ATGACACTAACAAAAACATCAATAAAATCAAAGAATAAAAAATCGCGGTTACGACGGATCAGTGACTGGCTGCACCTGTGGTTAGGTATCGCATCGGGTCTGATCGTATTGATGTTGGGCATTACCGGATGTATATATGTTTTTCAAAAGGAAATTACTGAGCTGATTCACCGCAAAGCATATTTTGTTAATGTTCCGTCAAACCCTAAAACCCTGCCATTAAGTTTGCTGCAAACCAATGCCGAAAAAGCATTGGGAAATAAAAAGAAAATTGATTTTATTTCTACTTATAAAGCGCCGGAGCGAGCATGGGAATTTGGCACTTATAAAGCTGGTAATCCTAAAGCCTTCTGGTACTTCGACTCAGTTGATTATTACGATCTGGTACTGGTAAATCCTTACACAGGAAAAGTAACCCTGGTGGCCGATCATAAATATGAGTTTTTTGCAGTAGTTAAAATGATTCATTGGAGTTTGCTGATCAATCATCCGGTTGGTCAACAGGTTATCGGTTGGTCTACTTTTATTTTTGTGTTCCTGCTCATTTCAGGCATGGTGATGTGGTGGCCAAAAAATCTCAAAAAATCGAACTTCGATAAGAGTTTTAAAGTAAAGTGGAAAGCCAAATTTAAGCGCATTAATTACGACATGCACAATGTACTGGGCTTTTATGTCATGATCATATCCCTGATGCTGGCTTTAACGGGCCTGGTGTGGGCTTTTCAATGGTTTCAGGGAGCAGTTTATGTTGTCGCATCAGGAACCACTACCCCACCAAAAGTGGTAGAAATAAAATCTGACTCAACAAAAACCAGTAATGCTGTTCCATTCGATATTGCCTTTGATCAGGCCAAAAAGATTTTTAAAAACGAAGACCGCATTGGTATGTCGCTGGCGGGTGGCGGTACAGCAACTATTTATGCCACAGGTTACCGTGGTGAAGAAACTTACTGGAATTATGATATTTTACAGTTCGATCAGTACTCGGGCAAATTATTACATAGAACAAACCAATCAGAAAAAAACGGAGGTGAAACTATAATTGGCATGAATTACGATATCCACGTTGGTGCTATTTTAGGCCTTCCCGGAAAAATAATGGCATTTTTTGCCAGTCTTATTGCAGCAAGTTTACCTATAACCGGATTTATTATCTGGTGGGGAAAAGGAAAAAAGAAAAAAAATCCCACAATAGCGGAAAAATAA
- a CDS encoding bifunctional 2-polyprenyl-6-hydroxyphenol methylase/3-demethylubiquinol 3-O-methyltransferase UbiG, translating to MDVFGKALTDIYRTGEAETLWLHNSYGEPEEMPLEFFFRDDEDMPVLELQALHMCSGKVLDIGAGVGSHALLLQAFNIDVTAIDISEAAVNIMKDRGVKKAFVQDVFTYEEKFDTIIMLMNGIGLTGNLPGFKDFLIKLKDLINPQGQVIFDSSDIAYLYEDMPKPQNQYYGEVSYQYEYKGEKGNWFNWIYIDEGTIKRTANETGWNAELIFDDGEDQYLVKLTLKA from the coding sequence ATGGATGTTTTTGGTAAAGCGCTAACAGATATTTATAGAACGGGAGAGGCAGAAACTCTTTGGCTGCATAATTCGTATGGTGAACCAGAAGAAATGCCTTTAGAGTTTTTCTTTCGTGATGATGAAGACATGCCTGTTTTAGAACTTCAGGCTTTGCACATGTGCAGTGGCAAGGTGTTGGATATTGGCGCCGGTGTAGGTAGTCATGCCCTGCTTCTACAGGCTTTTAATATTGATGTTACGGCTATTGATATTTCTGAAGCAGCAGTGAACATTATGAAAGACCGTGGTGTGAAAAAAGCATTCGTACAGGATGTTTTTACCTATGAGGAGAAATTCGATACCATTATTATGCTGATGAACGGTATCGGTTTAACAGGGAATTTGCCTGGTTTTAAAGATTTTCTGATCAAGTTAAAAGACCTGATCAATCCTCAAGGGCAGGTAATTTTCGATTCTTCTGATATTGCTTATTTATATGAAGATATGCCCAAGCCGCAAAACCAATACTATGGTGAGGTATCTTACCAGTATGAATATAAGGGCGAAAAAGGCAATTGGTTCAACTGGATTTATATAGATGAGGGAACTATCAAACGTACCGCAAACGAAACGGGATGGAATGCTGAATTGATTTTTGATGATGGAGAAGATCAGTATTTGGTAAAACTAACGCTAAAGGCATAA
- a CDS encoding HAD family hydrolase — MKRIFFIDLDNTIYFTKPNEEQLMGELYRFLESMDLGISKDDFQLAKQEMLKTPFLKVAKKYGFKEEVMPDLISYLQNREVTRPLKPGDDYHHIKSLIGRKFIVTAGFPKQQLSKVKMLGIADDFEEVHVVDVSIADKKKTFEKLIHQHHLDKNDILIIGDDAESEIKFGLELGISTFLLDPENLHPNAESTFRGNDLSGLHAAAGQA; from the coding sequence ATGAAGCGCATATTTTTTATAGACCTTGACAATACCATTTATTTTACCAAACCGAATGAAGAACAGTTGATGGGTGAATTATACCGTTTCTTGGAAAGTATGGATTTAGGCATTAGTAAAGATGATTTCCAACTTGCCAAGCAGGAAATGTTAAAAACGCCGTTTCTGAAAGTGGCAAAAAAATACGGTTTTAAAGAAGAAGTAATGCCTGATTTGATTTCTTATCTCCAAAACAGAGAAGTAACCAGGCCTTTAAAGCCGGGCGACGATTATCACCACATCAAAAGTTTAATCGGACGGAAATTTATTGTAACGGCCGGTTTTCCAAAACAACAGCTTTCAAAAGTAAAGATGCTGGGCATCGCAGATGATTTTGAAGAAGTGCATGTGGTAGATGTTTCTATAGCGGACAAGAAAAAAACTTTTGAAAAATTGATCCATCAACATCACCTTGATAAAAATGATATTTTAATTATTGGCGATGATGCCGAATCGGAAATCAAATTTGGACTGGAACTGGGAATCAGCACTTTTTTACTCGATCCCGAAAACCTGCACCCAAATGCCGAAAGCACTTTTAGGGGGAATGATTTAAGTGGCCTTCATGCAGCCGCAGGACAAGCTTAG
- a CDS encoding DUF6600 domain-containing protein yields the protein MKTLKSTALVLGLFALLAGTTTLVRAQDYQNDYQNDGYSTGNISLQTFYDELSPYGTWIQDPQYGYVWRPDVDQNEFRPYYTNGRWAMTEYGNTWVSNYDWGWAPFHYGRWVINSYRQWIWLPDTNWGPAWVDWRSGDGYYGWAPMAPSISINLSFGRRYAVPEFCWNFIPQRNIYINTFPRYDYGRNNVYIRNTTIINNTYVYNRRTYYGGPRVEDIRRATNRDVTVYRYAQSSRPGASRVGGREVSIYRPRPERNAPDNRNAAPRRFEQGNAGISRGGRNEGYTNRDQRGGNPGNNDNRFGSRDNRTSTQPNNGNVGRDNNNQPNNRGEAYNRDANGRISRGGTNGIDNGNRQDNANRGQDQQRLDQIRQQRNQDRMSTDQQRNQRNMQPQQNDQQRAQMDQQRAQRNEQMQQQRAQQVQQERTQRDAQAQQQRNEQMQQQRTQQAQQQQQERTQRDAQAQQQRNEQMQQQRAQQAQQQQQERAQRDAQAQQQRNEQAQQQRAQQAQQQQQERAQRDAQAQQQRAQQQQQRQEQRREAPPQQRGGGESGRPSRGGRG from the coding sequence ATGAAAACACTGAAATCTACGGCACTTGTGCTGGGGCTCTTTGCGCTCCTTGCCGGAACCACAACCCTTGTCAGGGCACAAGACTATCAAAACGATTACCAGAATGATGGTTACAGTACTGGCAATATCTCTTTACAGACTTTTTACGACGAACTTTCGCCCTATGGTACCTGGATTCAGGATCCACAATATGGTTATGTTTGGCGACCAGATGTAGATCAAAACGAATTTCGTCCATATTACACAAACGGGCGTTGGGCAATGACAGAATATGGCAATACCTGGGTTTCTAATTACGATTGGGGCTGGGCGCCTTTCCACTATGGCCGTTGGGTAATTAACAGTTACAGGCAATGGATCTGGTTACCTGATACCAATTGGGGACCGGCTTGGGTAGATTGGAGAAGTGGCGATGGTTATTACGGATGGGCACCTATGGCACCAAGCATCAGTATTAATTTAAGCTTTGGCCGCCGCTATGCAGTACCAGAATTTTGCTGGAACTTTATTCCACAACGTAATATTTATATCAATACTTTCCCAAGATATGATTACGGTCGCAATAATGTATACATCCGCAACACCACCATCATCAATAATACTTATGTATATAACAGAAGAACTTATTATGGCGGTCCAAGGGTTGAAGATATCAGACGTGCAACCAATAGAGATGTAACAGTTTATCGTTATGCGCAAAGTTCAAGGCCTGGCGCAAGCAGGGTTGGTGGCAGAGAGGTTTCTATTTACAGACCAAGACCTGAACGTAATGCACCAGATAACCGTAATGCTGCACCAAGAAGATTTGAACAAGGTAATGCTGGTATTAGCAGAGGCGGAAGAAACGAAGGATATACCAACCGCGATCAAAGAGGCGGTAACCCGGGCAATAACGACAACCGTTTTGGATCAAGAGATAACCGTACTTCTACACAACCAAATAATGGTAATGTAGGTCGGGATAATAACAATCAGCCAAATAACAGGGGCGAGGCTTATAATAGGGATGCAAACGGACGTATTAGTCGTGGTGGCACTAACGGAATTGATAATGGAAACAGGCAGGATAATGCAAATCGTGGCCAGGATCAACAACGTTTAGATCAGATCAGACAGCAGCGTAATCAAGACCGCATGAGCACAGATCAACAACGTAACCAACGTAATATGCAGCCACAGCAGAATGATCAGCAACGTGCTCAAATGGATCAACAAAGAGCACAACGTAATGAACAGATGCAACAGCAACGTGCGCAACAAGTGCAGCAGGAAAGAACCCAACGCGATGCACAGGCTCAGCAACAACGTAACGAGCAGATGCAGCAGCAACGTACACAACAGGCTCAACAACAACAGCAGGAAAGGACTCAGCGCGATGCTCAAGCTCAACAACAACGTAATGAGCAAATGCAGCAGCAGCGTGCGCAACAAGCCCAGCAGCAACAACAAGAAAGAGCACAACGCGATGCGCAGGCTCAACAACAACGTAATGAACAGGCACAACAGCAACGTGCCCAGCAAGCGCAACAACAGCAACAAGAGCGTGCACAACGTGATGCTCAGGCTCAACAACAAAGAGCTCAGCAGCAGCAACAAAGACAAGAACAAAGAAGAGAAGCTCCACCACAACAAAGAGGTGGAGGTGAAAGTGGAAGACCATCAAGAGGTGGTAGAGGATAA
- a CDS encoding YtxH domain-containing protein: MKKETKIIVGVLAGAALGATIALALSSDSTSDLKSKVSDFFADLLDASKDKLAGLADKATSVADKVKDKVAEINA, from the coding sequence ATGAAAAAAGAGACAAAAATTATAGTAGGCGTATTAGCCGGAGCAGCATTAGGAGCAACCATCGCATTGGCATTATCATCAGATTCGACCAGCGATCTGAAAAGTAAAGTATCAGATTTTTTTGCTGATCTTTTAGATGCTTCTAAAGATAAATTAGCAGGTTTGGCAGATAAAGCCACAAGCGTTGCAGATAAGGTTAAAGATAAAGTAGCAGAAATAAATGCGTAA
- a CDS encoding MBL fold metallo-hydrolase RNA specificity domain-containing protein, producing the protein MNIAFHGAARTVTGSKHLITLKNGTQILLDCGLFQGMGHVTDKLNDYFGFDAKKVTYLVLSHAHIDHCGLLPKLVAEGFEGKIFCTPATMDLARILMMDSAKIQMQDAEYANRHLRHGEEMEEALYTEEDVIKTLSLMKIVEYEEDFEIEEGIRLKFTDAGHILGSAAVHLTITEDGKPTRITFSGDVGRYGDLLLKNPQQFDQADYILMESTYGDSLHKDLDPIEDLLLEIINNTCKVKKGKVIIPAFAVGRTQELLYALNGLELKGKLPDVPYYVDSPLSSKATEILKNHPEVYNNGVKETLRIDHDVFGFKGLRFIESVEESKALNEDPRPCVIISASGMAEAGRVKHHIRNNIGNQKNTILMVGYCEPNSLGGRLIAGQKVVEIFRDEYEVKAEVQSIKSMSAHGDYEDLLHFLSCQDPAKVKQLFLVHGEYEVQQHFATRLKDNGFKHVAIPEYHQVFELE; encoded by the coding sequence ATGAACATTGCTTTTCATGGTGCTGCCCGTACGGTTACGGGGAGTAAGCACCTTATTACCTTAAAAAACGGTACCCAAATATTATTAGATTGTGGCTTATTCCAGGGAATGGGCCATGTTACCGATAAATTAAACGATTACTTTGGTTTCGATGCCAAAAAAGTTACCTATCTCGTTTTATCACACGCCCATATTGATCATTGCGGTTTATTGCCCAAACTGGTTGCAGAAGGTTTTGAAGGTAAGATTTTTTGTACCCCGGCCACTATGGATCTCGCCCGCATTTTAATGATGGATTCTGCCAAAATCCAGATGCAGGACGCTGAATATGCAAACCGCCACCTCCGCCACGGCGAAGAAATGGAAGAAGCGCTTTATACAGAAGAAGATGTTATCAAAACACTTAGTCTGATGAAGATTGTGGAGTATGAAGAAGATTTCGAGATTGAGGAAGGCATTCGGCTGAAGTTTACTGATGCAGGTCATATTTTAGGCAGTGCTGCAGTCCACCTTACCATTACGGAAGATGGCAAACCAACCCGGATTACCTTTTCCGGCGATGTTGGCCGTTATGGTGATCTGCTTTTAAAAAATCCCCAGCAGTTTGATCAGGCCGATTATATTCTAATGGAATCTACTTATGGCGATTCACTGCATAAAGATCTCGATCCGATCGAAGATCTGCTTTTGGAAATCATTAATAATACCTGCAAAGTAAAAAAAGGGAAAGTAATTATTCCGGCTTTTGCTGTTGGCCGTACACAGGAACTGCTTTATGCTTTAAACGGATTGGAACTAAAAGGTAAATTACCTGATGTTCCTTACTATGTAGATAGTCCGTTATCGTCAAAAGCAACCGAAATTCTTAAGAATCACCCAGAAGTGTATAATAATGGGGTTAAAGAAACCTTAAGAATAGACCATGATGTGTTTGGATTTAAGGGCCTGCGTTTTATTGAGAGTGTAGAAGAATCGAAAGCTTTAAATGAAGATCCAAGGCCATGTGTAATTATTTCTGCATCGGGTATGGCAGAGGCTGGTCGAGTGAAACACCACATCAGAAACAATATCGGTAACCAGAAAAATACGATTTTAATGGTGGGTTATTGTGAGCCAAATTCACTTGGCGGCAGGTTAATCGCCGGACAAAAAGTAGTTGAAATTTTCCGTGATGAATACGAAGTGAAAGCTGAAGTACAATCGATAAAATCGATGAGTGCACATGGCGATTATGAAGATTTATTACACTTTTTATCTTGCCAGGATCCGGCGAAAGTGAAACAATTGTTTCTGGTTCATGGAGAGTATGAGGTACAACAGCATTTCGCAACGAGGTTAAAAGATAATGGTTTTAAACATGTAGCCATACCAGAATACCATCAGGTGTTTGAACTTGAGTAA
- a CDS encoding DUF6607 family protein, which translates to MKFLNLFLVLSGLITLNANAQTKVDSPEEKLEKDRKAIKSLAGFYEVNFNYGEVTAPDPNYKFSKPYESHGNEWAEIIVDEPKRIVIQHMLAINDTTVIKHWRQDWTYEDTDIMLYTEGNAWKKGNLTPADVKGKWTQKVYQVDDSPRYQGYGTWSHVGGHDSWSSETDSPLPRRESTVRKDYNVLNRGSRITVTKDGWMFEQDNKKIVRSASGDKLLAVEKGYEEFTKIDPKTFANAQKWWASQKSYWADVRGVWADIIGSQNTFKVQTTANGKLLYETLFSLGDQSVKEKWSANQNKEKIKTALQPYLVK; encoded by the coding sequence ATGAAATTTTTAAATCTATTTTTAGTTTTAAGCGGTTTAATTACCCTTAATGCTAATGCGCAAACAAAAGTTGACTCGCCGGAAGAAAAGCTGGAAAAGGATCGGAAAGCAATAAAATCTTTAGCCGGTTTTTATGAGGTGAATTTCAATTATGGCGAAGTAACCGCACCTGATCCAAATTACAAATTCAGCAAACCTTACGAAAGCCATGGTAACGAATGGGCCGAAATTATTGTTGACGAACCGAAAAGAATTGTGATACAACACATGCTGGCCATTAACGATACTACGGTTATTAAACACTGGCGTCAGGACTGGACTTATGAAGATACCGACATTATGCTTTATACCGAAGGTAATGCATGGAAAAAAGGCAATTTAACACCAGCAGATGTAAAAGGCAAATGGACCCAAAAAGTTTATCAGGTTGATGATAGTCCACGTTACCAGGGCTATGGAACATGGAGCCATGTTGGTGGTCACGATTCCTGGTCTAGCGAAACCGATTCCCCACTTCCGAGAAGAGAATCTACCGTACGTAAAGATTACAATGTATTAAACCGCGGCAGCAGAATAACCGTTACCAAAGATGGTTGGATGTTTGAGCAGGACAATAAAAAAATTGTGCGCTCTGCCAGTGGCGATAAACTTTTAGCCGTTGAAAAAGGTTATGAGGAATTTACTAAAATAGACCCTAAAACTTTTGCCAATGCACAAAAATGGTGGGCCAGCCAAAAATCTTACTGGGCTGATGTACGTGGCGTTTGGGCCGATATTATCGGATCTCAAAACACTTTCAAAGTACAAACCACGGCCAATGGCAAGTTGCTTTACGAAACACTTTTTAGCTTGGGCGATCAATCTGTTAAAGAAAAATGGTCAGCAAACCAGAACAAAGAAAAAATTAAAACCGCTTTACAGCCATATTTGGTAAAGTAA